Proteins from a genomic interval of Kribbella aluminosa:
- a CDS encoding nucleotidyltransferase domain-containing protein: MLTGPVDLDWGPETWDAWHPQTIAGLLAGTSARWWVVGGWALDLFQGRQTREHEDLEIATPLWDFDVIRERLSAYEFFVAGREGFWPVDGAGAAYLRIPADHGPRPIDGYVVCRRDACPRRRGELDLLTRPQDPPALR, translated from the coding sequence GTGCTGACAGGACCGGTCGACCTTGATTGGGGGCCGGAGACGTGGGATGCATGGCACCCGCAGACGATCGCCGGCCTTCTTGCGGGAACGTCTGCGCGTTGGTGGGTGGTCGGCGGGTGGGCTTTGGATCTGTTCCAGGGGCGCCAGACTCGTGAACACGAGGACCTGGAGATCGCGACCCCGCTGTGGGACTTCGACGTGATTCGCGAGCGATTGTCCGCCTACGAGTTCTTCGTCGCAGGCCGGGAGGGCTTCTGGCCTGTCGACGGCGCTGGTGCTGCGTACCTTCGAATACCAGCAGACCATGGCCCGAGACCCATCGACGGGTATGTGGTGTGTCGACGTGATGCGTGTCCCCGACGACGGGGCGAACTGGATCTGCTCACTCGACCGCAGGATCCGCCGGCCCTACGTTGA
- a CDS encoding VOC family protein → MPQDLVEVACRWVDALEQANVPAANAVSGLVGWDPGPWIAESWRPDVDELAGSDRTVSNARRVNDHMVRVVLKGNSGQAFVSVVLDQAAKVVGTSVDSDEQDGRFWVVVGCPDERADELRAFYTMLTHGRIGPGEGRMRPPRWRDPAHPTQIHLDVLVADLEAAERAALEHGATKLKDFPGWRVYADPVGHPFCLYPGLTEPTDRFGTLVRVVIDCAAPPTLARFWGGVLDMPRTVEDSPDRIVIARDDERLPMIALQRVPHYQPPRWPDPAYPPQMHFDIGFDDRAEKERLALGLGGTLLPPQGGSCPVYADPAGHPFCLCYKGE, encoded by the coding sequence ATGCCGCAGGATCTCGTCGAAGTCGCATGCCGCTGGGTCGACGCGTTGGAACAGGCGAACGTACCAGCGGCCAACGCGGTCAGCGGCCTCGTCGGATGGGATCCAGGTCCGTGGATCGCCGAGTCGTGGCGGCCGGATGTGGACGAGCTCGCGGGTTCGGACCGGACCGTGAGCAATGCGCGGCGGGTCAACGATCACATGGTCCGCGTCGTCCTGAAAGGCAACAGTGGACAGGCGTTCGTGAGCGTGGTGCTGGACCAGGCCGCCAAGGTCGTCGGTACGTCGGTCGACTCCGACGAGCAGGACGGACGATTCTGGGTCGTTGTCGGCTGCCCCGACGAGCGAGCGGACGAGCTGCGGGCGTTCTACACGATGCTCACCCACGGACGGATCGGACCGGGCGAGGGCCGGATGCGCCCTCCACGCTGGCGCGACCCGGCACACCCGACGCAGATCCATCTCGATGTGCTCGTCGCCGACCTCGAGGCTGCCGAGCGCGCAGCGCTGGAGCACGGGGCGACGAAGCTGAAGGACTTCCCCGGCTGGCGCGTGTACGCCGACCCGGTGGGCCATCCGTTCTGCCTCTACCCCGGCCTCACCGAACCCACGGACCGATTCGGCACGCTCGTCCGCGTGGTGATCGACTGCGCCGCTCCACCGACGCTGGCCCGGTTCTGGGGCGGCGTACTGGACATGCCCCGTACGGTCGAAGACTCACCCGACCGGATCGTGATCGCCCGCGACGACGAGCGGCTCCCGATGATCGCCCTGCAGCGCGTCCCCCACTACCAACCACCCCGGTGGCCCGACCCTGCGTATCCGCCGCAGATGCATTTCGACATCGGCTTCGACGACCGGGCCGAGAAGGAACGCCTCGCCCTCGGCCTCGGCGGGACCCTGCTACCGCCGCAGGGCGGCAGCTGCCCGGTGTATGCCGACCCGGCCGGCCACCCATTCTGCCTGTGCTACAAGGGCGAATGA